A genomic segment from uncultured Alistipes sp. encodes:
- a CDS encoding YebC/PmpR family DNA-binding transcriptional regulator, which yields MGRAFEYRKARKLKRWGHMARTFTKLGKEIEIAVKAGGADPSGNTRLRILIQNAKAENMPKENIERAIKRATEKDAADYKEVIYEGYGPHGIAFLVETATDNTNRTVANIRMHFNKCGGTLGNSGSVGFLFDHKCVFKFKAGNADPEELELEMIDLGVDEFYPEEDGITVYAPYESFGAIQKWLDDKGLEIVSGESVRIPTDTKELDAEGRESVEKLVEKLEEDDDVVNVYHTMKEADEE from the coding sequence ATGGGAAGAGCCTTTGAATACCGCAAAGCGCGGAAATTGAAGCGTTGGGGTCACATGGCCCGGACCTTCACGAAACTGGGTAAGGAGATCGAAATCGCCGTGAAGGCGGGCGGTGCCGATCCTTCGGGCAATACGCGCCTCCGCATTCTGATCCAGAACGCCAAGGCGGAGAACATGCCCAAGGAGAATATCGAGCGCGCGATCAAGCGGGCCACGGAGAAGGATGCCGCCGACTACAAGGAGGTGATCTACGAGGGATACGGCCCTCACGGCATTGCATTCCTGGTGGAGACGGCGACGGACAATACGAACCGCACGGTGGCCAATATCCGGATGCACTTCAACAAGTGCGGGGGTACGCTGGGCAACAGCGGTTCGGTGGGCTTTCTGTTCGACCACAAGTGCGTCTTCAAGTTCAAGGCGGGGAATGCCGATCCCGAGGAGCTGGAGCTGGAGATGATCGACCTGGGCGTCGACGAGTTCTACCCCGAGGAGGACGGCATTACGGTTTACGCGCCCTACGAGTCGTTCGGAGCCATCCAGAAGTGGCTGGATGACAAGGGACTTGAGATTGTCTCGGGCGAATCGGTGCGGATCCCGACCGATACGAAGGAGCTCGATGCCGAGGGCCGCGAGTCGGTGGAGAAGCTGGTCGAGAAACTGGAGGAGGACGACGATGTGGTGAATGTCTACCACACGATGAAGGAGGCTGACGAGGAGTAG
- a CDS encoding VOC family protein → MEIKSRFDHFNINVTDLDRSLEFYDKALGLKEISRKKAADGSYELVFIGDGESPFKLELTWLRDHAATPYELGENESHLCLRVAGDYDAIREYHRAMGCVCFENHDMGLYFINDPDDYWIEVLPLKK, encoded by the coding sequence ATGGAAATCAAAAGCCGTTTCGACCATTTCAACATCAACGTCACCGACCTCGACCGCAGCCTCGAATTCTACGACAAGGCACTCGGACTCAAGGAGATCAGCCGCAAGAAGGCGGCCGACGGCTCCTACGAACTCGTCTTCATCGGGGACGGCGAATCGCCCTTCAAACTCGAACTGACCTGGCTCCGCGACCACGCCGCAACCCCCTACGAACTGGGCGAAAACGAAAGCCACCTCTGCCTGCGCGTGGCCGGAGACTACGACGCCATCCGCGAATACCACCGCGCGATGGGATGCGTCTGCTTCGAGAATCACGACATGGGGCTCTACTTCATCAACGACCCCGACGACTACTGGATCGAGGTGCTCCCGCTCAAAAAATAG
- a CDS encoding thioesterase family protein, with amino-acid sequence MARTLTTPIQKRFSDVDPFQHVNNVAQQMYFDVGKMAYYEKVLGADALLGDLRIVTVSTSTSYLGQVRMGDPVQVTTTCERIGNKSLTLFQQMLVGDDVRSESRSVMVVFDFPNQCSRPVPDEWRRRLLAE; translated from the coding sequence ATGGCACGGACCCTGACAACACCCATTCAGAAGCGGTTCTCCGACGTCGACCCCTTCCAGCACGTGAACAACGTCGCGCAGCAGATGTATTTCGACGTCGGAAAGATGGCGTATTACGAAAAGGTGCTCGGTGCCGACGCCCTGCTGGGCGACCTGAGGATCGTCACCGTCTCGACCTCCACCTCCTACCTGGGGCAGGTCCGCATGGGCGATCCGGTGCAGGTCACGACCACCTGCGAGCGGATCGGGAACAAGAGCCTGACGCTCTTCCAGCAGATGCTCGTCGGCGACGACGTGCGCAGCGAAAGCCGCTCCGTGATGGTCGTCTTCGACTTCCCGAATCAGTGCAGCCGCCCCGTCCCCGACGAGTGGCGCCGCCGGCTGCTGGCCGAATAG
- a CDS encoding phosphatase PAP2 family protein, with product MFRRPILLLLIACAGFEAAAQPSDSVDWSAGGKFRERIDRHTSTKAYRMLYVGAPLIVGGVVMQAYDSDFRRLRNGYAQSFHQEYDDWLQYAPAGAMLALKACGVQSRSSWGRMLVSDAFSTGLMAIAVNSLKYTCRVKRPDGSARNSFPSGHTATAFMTATMLHKEYGHRSPWYSIGGYAVATATGITRQLNNRHWMSDVMVGAGIGILATEFGYFLADLIFKEKGLNIHETFSVYDRYRHPSFLGFGIGITAVPGTCRPYDGMQMKIFSGPTTSIQGAWFASPYWGIGGRLACSNLRMEVNGRIQDDNLESASVYIGPYFSYPVSLRWQVGSKLLAGYEFYKSCKTHLRTLPGRNGLAVGTGISMNYLAMQNLGVRFSVDYDLAPGITRTSYQPLHKLTLGIEVCAAF from the coding sequence ATGTTCAGACGCCCGATCCTCCTCCTGCTGATCGCCTGCGCCGGGTTCGAGGCCGCTGCCCAGCCGTCCGACAGCGTAGACTGGAGCGCCGGCGGCAAATTCCGAGAACGAATCGACCGCCATACCTCCACGAAAGCCTACCGAATGCTCTACGTCGGGGCTCCGCTGATCGTCGGAGGCGTCGTCATGCAGGCCTACGACTCCGATTTCCGCCGCCTTCGCAACGGATACGCACAATCCTTCCATCAGGAGTACGACGACTGGCTCCAGTACGCCCCCGCCGGAGCGATGCTCGCGCTGAAGGCCTGCGGTGTCCAGAGCCGCAGCTCCTGGGGCCGGATGCTCGTCTCGGACGCATTCTCCACAGGGTTGATGGCCATCGCCGTCAATTCGCTCAAGTACACCTGCCGCGTGAAGCGGCCCGACGGCTCCGCCCGAAACTCCTTCCCCTCGGGACACACCGCAACCGCCTTCATGACCGCAACCATGCTGCACAAGGAGTACGGGCACCGAAGCCCCTGGTACAGCATCGGCGGATATGCCGTCGCCACCGCTACCGGAATCACCCGGCAGCTCAATAACCGCCACTGGATGAGCGACGTCATGGTCGGAGCCGGAATCGGAATCCTCGCCACCGAATTCGGATACTTCCTCGCCGACCTCATCTTCAAGGAGAAGGGGCTCAACATCCACGAAACCTTCTCGGTCTACGACCGGTACCGCCACCCCTCGTTCCTCGGATTCGGAATCGGAATAACCGCCGTCCCGGGAACCTGCAGGCCCTACGACGGGATGCAGATGAAAATCTTCTCCGGCCCCACCACATCCATCCAGGGAGCCTGGTTCGCATCCCCCTACTGGGGAATCGGTGGACGGCTCGCCTGCTCAAACCTCCGCATGGAGGTCAACGGCCGGATTCAGGACGACAACCTCGAAAGCGCATCCGTCTACATCGGTCCGTACTTCTCCTATCCGGTCTCGCTCCGCTGGCAGGTCGGCAGCAAACTCCTCGCCGGATACGAATTCTACAAGAGCTGCAAAACCCATCTGCGGACCCTCCCCGGAAGAAACGGGCTGGCCGTGGGGACCGGCATCTCGATGAATTACCTCGCCATGCAGAACCTCGGCGTGCGTTTCTCCGTCGATTACGACCTGGCCCCGGGAATCACCCGGACTTCGTACCAGCCGCTCCACAAACTGACCCTCGGCATCGAGGTCTGCGCCGCATTCTGA
- a CDS encoding HD domain-containing protein, with the protein MSNSRVPLSNPIFRRISRLADEQGVRAFVVGGYVRDYYLRRPSTDIDVVVVGSGIALAEALGRELRTKVSVFKTFGTAMVRAGGIEVEFVGARKESYTHDSRKPEVSPGTLEDDQRRRDFTINAMAWSLNDATFGELVDPFDGMSDLEDCIIRTPCDPDVTFSDDPLRMMRAVRFAAQLGFTIEEETFDAICRNAERIRIVSRERIAVELNKIVLSPVPSMGFELLEMTGLLKLIFPELQALKGVERRGKHAHKDNFYHTLKVLDNVSRRSDDLWLRWAAILHDIGKPQTKAYDPRVGWTFHGHEVVGSKMVPGIFRQLKLPLNEHMKFVQKLVFLHLRPIILSEDLVTDSAVRRLLFEAGDDVEALMTLCEADITSGIDAKVKRYLANFELVRRKMKDLEERDRIRNFQPPITGEIIMETYGIGPCRVIGEIKEVIKNAILDGEIPNEYGAAYALMERLAAERGLVKAVR; encoded by the coding sequence ATGTCAAATAGCCGCGTGCCGCTTTCGAATCCGATATTCCGGCGGATTTCGCGCCTTGCCGACGAGCAGGGTGTGCGGGCCTTCGTGGTCGGGGGTTACGTGCGGGACTACTACCTGCGCCGTCCCTCGACGGACATCGACGTGGTGGTCGTGGGGAGCGGCATTGCCCTGGCCGAAGCGCTGGGCCGGGAGCTGCGGACGAAGGTTTCGGTCTTCAAGACCTTCGGCACGGCGATGGTCCGGGCCGGGGGGATCGAGGTGGAGTTCGTCGGGGCGCGGAAGGAGTCCTACACGCACGATTCCCGCAAACCGGAGGTCTCGCCCGGGACGCTGGAGGATGACCAGCGGCGGCGGGACTTCACGATCAACGCGATGGCGTGGTCGCTCAACGACGCGACGTTCGGCGAACTGGTCGATCCGTTCGACGGGATGTCGGATCTGGAGGATTGCATCATCCGCACGCCGTGCGACCCGGACGTGACCTTTTCGGACGATCCGCTGCGGATGATGCGGGCGGTGCGGTTCGCCGCGCAGCTGGGCTTCACGATCGAGGAGGAGACCTTCGACGCCATCTGCCGGAATGCCGAACGGATCCGGATCGTTTCGCGCGAACGGATCGCCGTGGAACTGAACAAGATCGTGCTGTCACCGGTTCCGTCGATGGGCTTCGAGCTGCTGGAGATGACCGGGCTTTTGAAGCTGATCTTCCCGGAGCTGCAGGCCCTGAAGGGGGTTGAACGGCGGGGCAAACACGCCCACAAGGACAATTTCTACCATACATTGAAGGTGTTGGACAACGTTTCGCGGCGTTCGGACGATCTGTGGCTGCGCTGGGCGGCGATCCTGCACGACATCGGCAAGCCGCAGACGAAGGCCTACGACCCGCGGGTGGGGTGGACCTTCCACGGCCACGAGGTGGTGGGTTCGAAGATGGTCCCGGGGATCTTCCGCCAGCTGAAACTCCCGTTGAACGAACACATGAAGTTCGTGCAGAAGCTGGTTTTCCTGCACCTGCGTCCGATCATCCTTTCGGAGGATCTGGTGACCGACTCGGCGGTGCGGCGGCTGCTGTTCGAGGCGGGCGACGATGTGGAGGCGCTGATGACGCTGTGCGAGGCGGACATCACGTCGGGGATCGATGCGAAGGTGAAGCGCTATCTGGCGAATTTCGAACTGGTCCGCCGCAAGATGAAGGACCTGGAGGAGCGCGACCGGATCCGGAACTTCCAGCCTCCGATCACGGGCGAGATCATCATGGAGACCTACGGAATCGGCCCCTGCCGGGTGATCGGCGAGATCAAGGAGGTGATCAAGAATGCGATCCTCGACGGGGAGATCCCGAACGAATACGGGGCGGCCTACGCGCTGATGGAGCGTCTGGCGGCCGAACGGGGCCTTGTGAAGGCGGTGCGGTGA
- a CDS encoding NAD(+)/NADH kinase: MKIILFSRPRVAHKPEVLREMLRAIERLGFDFAVNVEFAPILRHATGCNLPPRQIYGPQVGEQPADALMICYGGDGTLLEGVHRLHGAPIPVMGINAGHLGFLTSAPNSDIGLLFQQIAEGKIQTEPRSLLHVEGVFPQQPDSYLALNEFTVQRHGAGMIVVETWVDGQMVGTYHGDGIIVSTPTGSTAYSLSAGGPVVAPACRCLIIAPLASHNLTMRPLVIPDSSVITFHVQARRSDAFVTLDNRNYPIPHGATFSIRRAEQPIFLAVPHNISFYDTLRNKMMWGIDIRG, from the coding sequence ATGAAAATCATACTTTTTTCCCGACCCCGGGTCGCCCACAAACCCGAAGTGCTCCGCGAAATGCTCCGAGCCATCGAACGCCTCGGATTCGATTTCGCCGTAAATGTGGAGTTTGCACCCATTCTCCGACACGCTACCGGATGCAATCTCCCGCCCCGACAAATTTACGGGCCACAGGTCGGCGAGCAGCCTGCCGACGCGCTCATGATCTGCTACGGCGGCGACGGAACCCTGCTCGAAGGCGTACACCGACTCCACGGTGCCCCGATCCCCGTCATGGGTATCAACGCCGGGCACCTCGGATTCCTCACCAGCGCTCCAAACAGCGACATCGGGCTCCTCTTCCAGCAAATCGCCGAAGGAAAAATACAGACCGAACCCCGCTCGCTGCTCCACGTCGAGGGCGTATTCCCCCAGCAGCCCGATTCGTATCTGGCCCTCAACGAATTCACCGTCCAGCGCCACGGCGCCGGGATGATCGTCGTCGAGACCTGGGTCGACGGGCAGATGGTCGGAACCTATCACGGCGACGGAATCATCGTATCCACCCCGACCGGCTCGACAGCCTACTCGCTCAGCGCCGGAGGCCCCGTCGTGGCCCCCGCCTGCCGGTGTCTCATCATCGCGCCGCTCGCCTCGCACAACCTCACCATGCGCCCCCTGGTCATCCCCGACTCCAGCGTCATCACCTTCCACGTCCAGGCCCGCCGCTCCGACGCCTTCGTCACCCTCGACAACCGGAACTACCCCATTCCCCACGGCGCCACGTTCTCCATCCGAAGAGCCGAACAACCGATTTTTCTCGCCGTTCCGCACAATATATCATTTTACGACACGTTACGCAATAAGATGATGTGGGGAATAGACATCCGCGGCTGA
- a CDS encoding pyridoxine 5'-phosphate synthase produces MTKLSVNINKIAVIRNSRGGNLPDVVLAATRIEGFGADGITVHPRPDGRHIRYDDVRNLKRVLTTELNIEGNPIPSFVDLVLEVVPAQVTLVPDAHDAITSNAGWDTLAHREFLSDVTRRFHERGIRVSIFVDPEPSMVAGAKACGADRVELYTEAYAREYREEPARAVAPYVAAAEEARRQGLGLNAGHDLSLENLRYYVERIPWTDEVSIGHALISDALYYGLENTVGLYLRELKNVRG; encoded by the coding sequence ATGACGAAACTGAGTGTAAACATCAATAAAATTGCCGTGATCCGGAACTCGCGGGGCGGGAATCTTCCCGACGTGGTGCTGGCGGCCACGCGCATCGAAGGGTTCGGGGCCGACGGGATTACGGTGCATCCGCGCCCGGACGGGCGCCATATCCGCTACGACGACGTGCGGAACCTGAAACGGGTCCTGACGACCGAGCTGAACATCGAGGGCAATCCGATCCCGTCGTTCGTGGATCTGGTGCTGGAGGTCGTTCCGGCACAGGTGACGCTGGTGCCGGATGCGCACGACGCCATCACCTCGAATGCGGGCTGGGACACGCTGGCGCACAGGGAGTTCCTGAGCGACGTGACGCGGCGCTTCCACGAACGGGGCATCCGGGTCTCGATCTTCGTGGACCCCGAGCCGTCGATGGTTGCCGGGGCGAAGGCGTGCGGTGCCGACCGGGTGGAGCTCTATACGGAGGCCTATGCCCGGGAGTACCGTGAGGAGCCCGCGCGTGCCGTGGCGCCCTATGTGGCGGCTGCGGAGGAGGCGCGGCGTCAGGGGCTGGGGCTGAACGCCGGGCACGACCTCTCGCTGGAGAACCTGCGCTACTACGTGGAGCGCATTCCGTGGACCGACGAGGTCTCGATCGGCCATGCGCTGATCAGCGACGCCCTCTATTACGGATTGGAAAATACCGTGGGGCTCTACCTCCGCGAACTTAAAAATGTAAGAGGATGA
- a CDS encoding DMT family transporter yields MDKGKLKGHVALWVANIIWGLNAPIGKSVLISATNPGGISPFAMSVYRMIGAALLFWTASLFLPRERVTRRDIVLLFFASLFGIQLNQMLFLWGLSLTSPIDTSIIATIVPVLTMILATLFLREPITWLKAGGVFLGCAGAVLLILVSQHGSGHTSSVKGDVLCIISAVSYATYLTAFRDVIVRYSPVTVMKWMFLFAAIVAVAIYYRPLVEVDYAALSSRTWGGIAFVVVGATFVSYLMVPIAQRYLRPTVVSMYNYVQPLVAVLFTVAIGLDTFGPTKGFAALCVFVGVWLVTKSKSRAQLEAEKARQGKSDVEKA; encoded by the coding sequence ATGGACAAAGGAAAACTCAAAGGTCATGTGGCCCTCTGGGTCGCCAACATCATCTGGGGGCTCAACGCCCCGATCGGCAAGAGCGTCCTCATCTCCGCAACCAACCCCGGCGGCATAAGCCCCTTCGCCATGAGCGTCTACCGCATGATCGGAGCTGCCCTGCTCTTCTGGACCGCCTCGCTCTTCCTGCCCCGCGAACGGGTCACACGCCGCGACATCGTGCTGCTCTTCTTCGCCTCGCTCTTCGGCATCCAGCTCAACCAGATGCTTTTCCTCTGGGGGCTGTCGCTCACATCGCCCATCGACACCTCGATCATCGCCACGATCGTCCCCGTGCTCACGATGATCCTCGCCACGCTCTTCCTGCGCGAACCCATCACCTGGCTCAAGGCCGGGGGCGTATTCCTCGGCTGCGCCGGAGCCGTGCTCCTTATCCTCGTCAGCCAGCACGGCTCGGGACACACCTCCAGCGTCAAGGGCGACGTGCTCTGCATCATCAGCGCCGTCAGCTACGCCACCTACCTCACGGCTTTCCGCGACGTCATCGTCCGCTACTCGCCCGTGACGGTCATGAAGTGGATGTTCCTCTTCGCGGCCATCGTCGCCGTCGCAATCTACTACCGCCCGCTCGTCGAAGTCGACTACGCAGCTCTCTCGTCCCGCACCTGGGGCGGAATCGCCTTCGTGGTCGTCGGGGCCACGTTCGTCTCCTACCTGATGGTCCCCATCGCACAGCGCTACCTGCGGCCCACCGTCGTCTCGATGTACAACTATGTCCAGCCGCTTGTGGCCGTGCTCTTCACCGTCGCCATCGGGCTCGACACCTTCGGGCCCACGAAGGGATTCGCCGCGCTCTGCGTCTTCGTCGGCGTATGGCTCGTCACCAAGTCGAAGTCCCGCGCCCAGCTGGAGGCCGAAAAGGCCCGACAGGGGAAAAGCGACGTAGAGAAGGCTTAG
- a CDS encoding L-threonylcarbamoyladenylate synthase: MQNVQKEKRDEALMREVDEAVRTLRQGGIILYPTDTVWGLGCDATNAGAVERIYRLKRSENKKSMLVLCASADMVVRYVNRAPGIAFEVMEMATSPLTAILPGAAGVAPNLIPDEGTLGVRIPDHEFCRRMLRAFGKPVVSTSANISGEPTAVGLQDVAREIVDGADFVVNPRFEGKPSRKASSIIAFGEGGEVKIIRE; the protein is encoded by the coding sequence ATGCAGAACGTCCAGAAAGAGAAACGCGACGAAGCCCTGATGCGCGAGGTCGACGAGGCCGTGCGCACGCTCCGTCAGGGCGGGATCATCCTCTATCCCACCGATACGGTCTGGGGATTGGGGTGCGACGCGACCAATGCCGGGGCCGTCGAGCGCATCTACCGCCTCAAACGCAGCGAAAACAAAAAGTCGATGCTCGTGCTGTGCGCCTCGGCCGACATGGTTGTCCGCTACGTCAACCGCGCCCCCGGCATCGCCTTCGAGGTCATGGAGATGGCCACCTCCCCCCTGACGGCCATCCTCCCCGGAGCCGCAGGCGTCGCCCCGAACCTCATCCCCGACGAAGGGACCCTCGGCGTGCGGATCCCCGACCACGAATTCTGCCGCCGGATGCTCCGCGCATTCGGGAAACCCGTCGTCTCGACCTCGGCCAACATCTCCGGAGAACCGACCGCCGTCGGGTTGCAGGACGTCGCCCGCGAGATCGTCGATGGCGCGGATTTCGTCGTAAACCCCCGTTTCGAGGGGAAACCCTCCCGCAAAGCCTCCTCGATCATCGCATTCGGAGAGGGCGGCGAGGTCAAGATCATCCGCGAGTAA
- a CDS encoding GDSL-type esterase/lipase family protein produces the protein MKRLLILAAALLLTGAAFAQGEYHFQRRSLFDVLPLHSSDIVFLGNSITDGCEWAELFENRHVKNRGISGDRSGWLLERLDSIIAAHPKKLFLMIGTNDLAAGISPDEIVRNVARLIDRFRTESKWTKIYVQSILPVNGVDFSKYRNHYEHAHLIVPTNKRLEALCDEKGVQYLDVWGALADYEGKLDKRYTNDGLHLMGPGYLVWRDAIKIHVK, from the coding sequence ATGAAACGCCTGCTGATTCTTGCCGCGGCCCTGCTGCTGACGGGTGCGGCCTTCGCCCAGGGGGAGTATCACTTCCAGCGCCGGAGCCTTTTCGACGTGCTTCCGCTGCATTCGAGCGACATCGTGTTCCTGGGCAATTCGATTACCGACGGCTGCGAATGGGCCGAGCTGTTCGAGAACCGCCACGTGAAGAACCGCGGGATCAGCGGCGACCGTTCGGGGTGGTTGCTCGAACGCCTCGATTCGATCATCGCGGCGCACCCGAAGAAGCTCTTCCTGATGATCGGGACGAACGACCTGGCGGCGGGCATCTCGCCGGATGAGATCGTGCGGAACGTCGCGCGGCTGATCGACCGCTTCCGGACGGAGTCGAAATGGACGAAGATCTACGTGCAGAGCATCCTTCCGGTGAACGGCGTGGACTTCTCGAAGTACCGGAACCATTACGAACACGCCCACCTGATCGTCCCGACGAACAAGCGCCTCGAAGCGCTGTGCGACGAGAAGGGCGTCCAGTACCTCGACGTGTGGGGAGCCTTGGCCGACTACGAAGGGAAACTCGACAAACGCTACACGAACGACGGGCTGCATCTGATGGGCCCGGGCTATCTGGTGTGGCGGGATGCAATCAAAATCCATGTCAAATAG
- a CDS encoding calcium-translocating P-type ATPase, PMCA-type — protein sequence MIHYNPKGLTAKEVEKSRAEHGNNIITPPKDDSAWKLLLEKFQDPIIRILLLAAVLSLAIGFVHRDFTESIGIVCAIILATCVGFWFEWDAQRRFRRLNQVNDDISVKVMREGSIREIPRRDVVVGDVVYIEGGETVPADGELVEAVSLKINESTLTGEPEVDKTVDPAHFDPEATYPSNVAMRGTTVADGYGVLVVTAVGDATEAGRVTEQSTVQSEEQTPLDRQLTRLSKLIGRVGILLSVLIFCVMLAKAVFVGGLLDQDWLSISQQVLNIFMVSVAIIVMAVPEGLPMSITLSLAMSMRRMLKTNNLVRKMHACETMGAVTVICTDKTGTLTQNRMHVQELVRYDALPDRDFAEVVALNSTAFLDAEGQIIGNPTEGALLEWMRRGGNDYEALRAAAKIVDRLTFSTERKYMATIIESGISGRRLLCVKGAPEIVRAMCAPDGHDEKVAEQLAGFQNRAMRTLAVAWAETSAAECTEAVRAGGLHFAAVAAISDPVREDVPAAVGRCLEAGISVKIVTGDTPATAREIARQIGLWDDAVDGERNHITGADFAAATDEELLDRVQELKIMSRARPLDKQRLVRLLQQRGEVVAVTGDGTNDAPALNFANVGLSMGSGTSVAKDASDITLLDDSFTSIATAVMWGRSLYRNIQRFVLFQLTINFVAILICFIGALFGTEMPLTVVQILWVNIIMDTFAAMAMASLPPSEEVMRDKPRARDEFIISRGMARTIVTCGGVMAVVLLGMLFGWTLRDGDLSIRQLTIFFSTFVFLQFWNMFNAKGFETRHSVFTGLKGCREFFLILAAIGIGQFLIVEFGGQVFRTVPLSWKEWLEIIGCTSLLAIGGEIIRGICRKK from the coding sequence ATGATACACTACAATCCCAAAGGTCTGACCGCCAAAGAGGTCGAAAAAAGCCGCGCCGAACACGGCAACAACATCATCACACCCCCCAAGGACGACTCCGCCTGGAAACTCCTCCTCGAAAAGTTCCAGGACCCGATCATCCGCATCCTCCTGCTCGCAGCCGTGCTCTCGCTCGCCATCGGATTCGTACACCGCGACTTCACCGAGTCGATCGGAATCGTCTGCGCCATCATCCTCGCCACATGCGTCGGTTTCTGGTTCGAATGGGACGCACAGCGCCGCTTCCGCCGCCTGAACCAGGTCAATGACGACATCTCCGTGAAGGTCATGCGCGAAGGCTCGATCCGCGAGATCCCCCGACGCGACGTCGTCGTCGGAGACGTCGTCTACATCGAGGGCGGCGAAACCGTCCCGGCGGACGGCGAGCTCGTCGAGGCCGTCTCGCTGAAGATCAACGAATCGACCCTCACCGGAGAACCCGAAGTCGACAAGACCGTCGACCCGGCGCACTTCGACCCCGAAGCAACCTATCCCTCGAATGTCGCCATGCGCGGGACGACCGTCGCCGACGGATACGGCGTCCTGGTCGTAACGGCCGTCGGAGACGCCACCGAGGCCGGGCGCGTCACCGAGCAATCGACCGTCCAGAGCGAGGAGCAGACGCCGCTCGACCGGCAGCTGACCCGGCTCTCGAAACTCATCGGCCGCGTCGGAATCCTCCTCTCCGTGCTGATCTTCTGCGTCATGCTCGCCAAGGCCGTCTTCGTCGGAGGGCTGCTCGATCAGGACTGGCTCTCGATCTCGCAGCAGGTGCTGAACATCTTCATGGTCTCGGTGGCCATCATCGTCATGGCCGTACCCGAAGGGCTCCCCATGTCGATCACCCTCTCGCTGGCCATGTCCATGCGCCGGATGCTCAAGACCAACAACCTCGTGCGCAAGATGCACGCCTGCGAGACCATGGGCGCCGTGACGGTCATCTGCACCGACAAGACCGGAACCCTCACCCAGAACCGGATGCACGTCCAGGAACTCGTCCGCTACGACGCGCTTCCCGACCGCGACTTCGCCGAGGTCGTCGCGCTCAACTCCACGGCCTTCCTCGATGCCGAAGGGCAGATCATCGGAAACCCCACCGAAGGGGCTCTGCTCGAATGGATGCGGCGCGGCGGAAACGACTACGAGGCGTTGCGTGCCGCAGCGAAGATCGTCGACCGTCTGACCTTCTCCACCGAACGCAAGTACATGGCCACGATCATCGAAAGCGGGATTTCGGGACGCCGCCTGCTCTGCGTGAAGGGTGCGCCGGAGATCGTGCGCGCGATGTGCGCACCGGACGGGCACGATGAAAAGGTTGCCGAACAGCTCGCCGGATTCCAGAACCGCGCCATGCGGACCCTCGCCGTGGCATGGGCCGAGACCTCCGCGGCGGAGTGTACGGAGGCCGTCCGGGCCGGAGGTCTGCACTTCGCGGCCGTGGCTGCCATCTCGGACCCCGTGCGCGAGGATGTTCCGGCCGCCGTGGGCCGCTGCCTGGAGGCCGGGATCAGCGTGAAGATCGTCACCGGGGACACCCCCGCTACGGCCCGCGAGATTGCCCGACAGATCGGACTCTGGGACGATGCCGTCGACGGCGAACGCAACCACATCACAGGAGCCGATTTCGCCGCGGCCACAGACGAAGAGCTGCTGGACCGCGTGCAGGAGCTGAAGATCATGTCCCGCGCCCGACCCCTCGACAAGCAGCGCCTCGTCCGCCTGCTCCAGCAGCGCGGCGAAGTCGTCGCCGTCACCGGCGACGGAACCAACGACGCCCCGGCCCTCAACTTCGCAAACGTCGGGCTCTCGATGGGTTCCGGAACCTCCGTCGCCAAGGATGCCTCGGACATTACCCTCCTGGACGACTCCTTCACCTCGATCGCCACGGCCGTCATGTGGGGACGATCCCTCTATCGCAACATCCAGCGTTTCGTGCTCTTCCAGCTCACAATCAATTTCGTGGCGATCCTCATCTGCTTCATCGGCGCGTTGTTCGGCACCGAAATGCCCCTCACTGTCGTCCAGATCCTCTGGGTCAATATCATCATGGACACCTTCGCCGCCATGGCCATGGCATCCCTGCCCCCCAGCGAGGAGGTCATGCGCGACAAACCTCGCGCCCGCGACGAATTCATCATCTCTCGGGGCATGGCCCGCACCATCGTGACGTGCGGTGGAGTCATGGCCGTCGTCCTGCTCGGAATGCTCTTCGGATGGACCCTCCGCGACGGAGACCTCTCCATCCGTCAGCTGACCATCTTCTTCTCGACATTCGTCTTCCTGCAGTTCTGGAACATGTTCAATGCCAAAGGATTCGAAACCCGGCACTCGGTCTTTACCGGCCTGAAGGGGTGCCGCGAATTCTTCCTCATCCTCGCCGCAATCGGTATCGGGCAGTTCCTCATCGTCGAATTCGGCGGCCAGGTCTTCCGCACCGTGCCCCTCTCCTGGAAGGAGTGGCTCGAAATCATCGGATGCACCTCCCTGCTGGCCATCGGCGGCGAGATCATCCGGGGAATCTGCAGAAAAAAATAG